Below is a genomic region from Eupeodes corollae chromosome 1, idEupCoro1.1, whole genome shotgun sequence.
ctggtctatatatctcggcgctggagagatgtaaaggtagttttcattcccaaggcgggaaaatgctcgcatgtcaaccctaaggacctaagacctattagcctatcatctttcattctcaaaactctggaacgattgatcgatatccatatacgtaacaacattgggaaaagactatcaatgtctcagcatgcttactgcaaagggaaatcggtagaaacagccttgcacactctggtaagaactatcgaatactccctagataaaaaggaatacactatggtggccttcttggatattgagggcgctttcaacaacgttgacacatctgctatcacttctgctatgacgaccttaaacgtcgaatactcaatctgtgagttgattaatctaatgctaaaaagcaggatcatcaactccagtttgggagatttttgcacaaaaaggtctgtcagtagaggcactccgcaaggtggtgttctgtcccctctcctgtggaacatagtggttaaccaactactaatatcccttgagagggatggctacagagtggtagcgtatgccgatgatgttgctatcgctgtcacaggggaacatcctaatacactgagagacctcctccaaaatgcactcaatatgctcactagatgggctgataactgcggacttagtattaatcctcaaaaaacagacctcgtccttttcacacggaaatacaagatcccagtaattgtacctccttcgataaaaggtataccactaatttttaccaatgaagccaaataccttggtctgatattggacaaaaaattaagttggaaatccaatatacaggaaagagttaaaaaagctacagtagctcttttcctttgcaagaaagctataggaagcaaatggggttttcaacctcgcataacctactggctatacacatcggtcatccgaccaatacttatgtacggggttgcagtatggtggactgcactggagaaagtcacatactgcgacatactcagcagagttcagcgcactgcatgtctctgcataagcggggcattgagaaccacaccctcagcagcgttagacactctcctctatctgacacccctcgacatcttcagtaaacaaatggcagcgagtacagcgataagactcgacgcctcatctcaatggaccaacaacaatgtgggacactccatcattttgaacctctttggttctataccaaagtacatagactacactatacctaaacccctatttggaaaaaacttccaggtatccattccatccagagatgaatgggaggacaaaaaactcctggataacaaaagtattcatttttatacagatggatctaagacaaatgagggagttggtggtggtgtgtactcagaaaagcttaatctaagcatctcattccgcctccctaatcattgtagcgtttttcaagcggaaattttggcgatcaaagaggttctctcctggctaagagaaaacgtgatatcaacttctgatatccgcatcttctctgacagtcaagctgctatcaaatcccttgacggtgtctcgaccaaatctttgacggccctcgattgtcgatcgtctcttatggagatggcgcagcaatttaacattcacctctgttgggtgccgggccacagagacatcacaggtaattgtagagccgatgaactcgctaaaaatggaaccgtcaaacctatttcacctgaaagggagaagataggtataccgatagctacatgtaaactcatgctaaaagaaacagcttttgcgatagcaaattctaggtggcacaacttaccaacatgcgcagccagaaaactcatatggccttcactggacctaaagcgctctaaagacttgttatctcaaagcagacttcatattagctccctaataggtgtccttacaggacactgtcttataggcagacacgcaatacgacttggcgtagcctcaaatgacttctgtaggagctgcatggacgaagaagaagaggaaacaatctctcatctcttatgcacctgccctgctctttcacttaaacgcaaacttcatctgggggactactcttttgataatcccagcgagctagctaaaaaggatattaaatatcttcttcgctttataaaaagctcaaaatggttctactagttagaaataattctctagattcatgtggtatcacaatgggcctttctcttggcctaagtgtgtggattataaatccgcagccacgttaaccgaAACCTAAAcctaactatttttaaaacgaGAGGCGAATTACTTAAACTTTACTTCATGCCTTATCGCCCAGATTTACCTTTACTTTGCAATCTGAACATACGAGAAGACATTCATCATTTTATTGCGATCTGTCCAATCATGAACgagatattttggaaaaaaaaagccGAGCTTATTGCCATACTAAACGGAAATGTCGGATGGAATGCCCTATACAATTATACTGTCGCTGCTCTTCGTTGTAGGAATTGTATAttaaatgaagatttttaagatCCAAATCTAGatatttaggtatttttttttgctattatattgtatttaaacttaaaaatgtcaGTCTGGTAGACTGCCATAAGCCAAACCATAtgcagtccctggccatattattagacgcactgcagaatttttataattattagattatacgcaatatttttagCGTTCAAGAATGGATGTATGGTTGAATTTGTATGCAAGATGGAGCTACATGACACACAGTCCGGTccattaaaacttatttgaaggaAGGAAACATCCCTCTGTTGGACTGGCCGGGAAAAAGCTCTGATTTGAACccaattaaaaatgtgtgtaagctgatgaagagggaagTAGATAAAgataaaatctaaagtgcgtctaataatttGCCCGGGTATGTAGACTCGAGTaagttttgtattatatatcTAAATTGAATATGTTAAAATGTGTTATTAATATTCTAATGAATAAAGAGTCAACTAAAACTAACGTTCAATTTAAACTGTGATAACCTAATTGTAAATTCAATCTGTCAGATGGTTAATATAGGTTTTTACAATGGTACCTTATTTTCACTAGGTTTCCTGCTGTgtgaatttaattatattacgttaattatttttggaattccCGATTACGATTGTTtgctaaaacttaattttaattacgATATTAAAAGTCAAACGTAAGGAagcagataaataaataaaaatataacatttattcattaaaaaaccaCAAGTTGAGTCATCATATAATGTTGCATAAAATGattaatattattgttgtttaGCATTCCAACGATAAAGCTGAAGCAATTTTCGTCAGAAATATTTCAATGTCTTCCTGATAAGCCAATAGAATAAGACAATAAGCAGCTGATTAAGGTTCACAATCCCACATGAATTAATTATGAATGACGTGGAAAAGtgtgttgatttttttgtttgtttttgaaaccttaagccaataaaaccaaatgtttttatgtttatgaTTTATCTTAACTTGGACTGCATGTAGGTACTTAGATGTGAATATAATTTCAAGCCTTTTTACTATAATCGTTGATTGTCATTtataacatttctaaaatgtaaatagGTATTAAATAAGGTTGGAAAAGGAAAAAACGTATGCTAGTCGCAGATGGCAATAGCCTGGAAGTTTGCCAAAATAtgattgtttacattttctgaTGAcactttgtttgttttcaagagCTAGGCACTTACCTTTATTGAGGTTAGATCTTTAGAGAAAACACCATACTCAGGAATTGTTCATAGTGAATTGTTATTACTCCATCCATGTCTGTGTCATGCTGTCTAAATGCCGTAGTGAGGGTCTAATaaggaaaaataatataaaaaaactcctaaatgtaataacaattataaaaatgatgacGCATACGCATAATTGATTTAAGAGCAACAATTACACAAATCTATGAAGTTGAAGGTACATAGGAACTCACATATAAAACAATACAGCATTGAATAAAATCATCGAATAATATCGTTCCTCTACCAAATCGATCAAACTTTCTAATGAGCATATCAATTAATCCGTCCGATAGACGATATCCAAATGTGGTAAGGGCTGTCTTGAGTTCAGTTCTATCGATATTTCCTGAATTATCGCGGTCGAAAGAACGAAAACAGTTTTGCCAATCTGTTACGTACTTCCAGAGTGCACCAAAATCTTGGAATGATACTGTACCACGGTTTTCTCGATCGAACATACCAATCATTAGACGGACGGTTTCTGGATTAAATGGACTCCAGGTCCCATTAGAGAGTGCAACTTGAAGTTCATCAGCTGATATATGTCCACTACGGTCTTTGTCTACtctgaattttttaattcgattttatagatatattgtttaaatacaatttagatGTTTTATTTACCTTTGGAAAACATCCCAGAGAAATTGTTGATCAGGCATAGACGATTGTTGCGCCATTTTGCTTCAAATtacagaagaaaataaataaaccttcCCTTTTTTTCTAGCTTCTCTAATAAACGCTTTGCTTTTGtaacgaaaaagaaaatcatagaTGGATGAGTCTGGTGAGTGAAACCAAACTATATCAACTCAGACTCAGATGCCATTTGTGCAGCACTGCCATCATGTCAAGAAATGGTTTCAAATTTAATGGATAGATTCAGAGCTGGTATGTGCACAGTGGACCATTTATAGTCcattattgtattttaattggaatagtactatcatgaagaGCAACGACCGACAATTGAAGTATGCTTGACATTTCCCTTCAAAACTCATTATGCGTGAAAACAAGCTATTGAC
It encodes:
- the LOC129940267 gene encoding programmed cell death protein 6, translated to MAQQSSMPDQQFLWDVFQRVDKDRSGHISADELQVALSNGTWSPFNPETVRLMIGMFDRENRGTVSFQDFGALWKYVTDWQNCFRSFDRDNSGNIDRTELKTALTTFGYRLSDGLIDMLIRKFDRFGRGTILFDDFIQCCIVLYTLTTAFRQHDTDMDGVITIHYEQFLSMVFSLKI